The DNA sequence GCAGCACTTCATGCTCTTTGCCTATGTAGTAGAGGCCGAAGCAGAGCAGCACGAGCAGCGCTACGAGGGCTAAACGGATGACGAGCCTTTTTTTGTTTATATTCTGTATCATCGTTATTCTCCTCTCAGGCTCCTGCGGGCTTCTATCTTGTCGCGCTGCCGCTTCCACGCGTGGAGGACGAGCGCAAGGGCGATGATGCCGTAGGAGACGAAGACGCGGAAGTATTCGCCGAGCTGCGCCTGTCCGATGAGTTCTTTGCCGGCCATCGGCGAGACGACGAACATGAGGTGGAAGAGCACGACTCCGACAAAGACGTTTGTTATCGTGGCGCGGCTGACGGAGGCTCCGCCTATCAGTATGGCCGCTATAGCGAACATGCCGGCCTGGTCGTGGCTGTTATAGGTGTTCATCGTTCCGATGTTCTGGAGGAAGATTATCTGTCCGAAGCAGGCGAGCACCGTCGATATGACGATGGCTATTATTCTGGTGCGTTCAACGGGAATGCCGGCGGAATCGGCGACAGCCATGTCCTGTCCAAGCGCGCGCATGTCCTGGCCAAGCTTTGTACGGCGGAACCAGATTATGAACAGGCAGAATATCCCTATGAGGATGAAGGTGGCGACGGGAATGTCGATGGTCGCTATCTTGAGCGGGATGAGGTTGTCAAGGACGTGGCGTACTCCTGTGAGGTTTATGGCGTTGCGTATGCCGTAGCCTCTGGAAAGCACTAGCTGCGGGTTGGAGATGGGGATGATGTTGCCCATGCAGTAGAGAACGATGAGCTGGTAGACTCCGTTGATGAAGAACCCGAGGATGTAGGAGGTCACCATTTCTCTGCCCTTGGCTCTGTTCAGCACCGCGCCGCAGATGTAGCCCAGCACGATGGCGATCGGCATTCCTACGATGGCTGCCAGCATCATTCCGGGCCAGCCAGCGACCGCCCAGTCAGTTACGAAGATGAGCCCTATCTGACCGGCCATCGCGCCAAGCACCATCCCGAAGTTGAGCCCCATGCCGGCGAGTATCGGTATGAGCAGCGAGAGGACGAGGAAGGAGTTACGGGCAAGGCGCGTCAGCATCTCCTGAACGAGATAGGTGGCTGAGAAGCCCGAAAGGGGAATAGCTATCGCCGATATGACTATGAATACTATCGGCACCGCATAGTCGGCGAATATTGATTTTATATCGTGTTTGTGTGCCATTATCTTTTCACCGTCACTTTCCTGGTGAGGGCGTATAGTATCATGCCGTTGCTGACTATGATGCGTATGACCTCAGACATGTCTGTCTGCATGACGCTGTTTATTACGGAGGGCGTCATGGTAAGTATTCCCTGGAAGAGGAACGTTCCGACTACAACGTTTACCATTGAGGCTTTGTTGACGGAGGCGCCGCCCAAGAGAATGGCCGCGACCGCGGGGAAGGCCATGTAGAAGGGGCCCATGTAGAGCTGGATGAATCCGAAGCTCTGCTCATAGACGAGGATGCCTAGCGCGCCGAGCACCGTCGAGATGACGACGGAGACTGTGCGCATGTTGTCTACGTTGATGCCGGAGGCGCGGGCGAACTCAGGGTTCGAGCCTACGGCTGTGATTGCGGTGCCTATCTTCGTGCGGAAGAAGGCCCACACGAGGAAGAGTATCAGCGCAAAGAATACATACATGCCGACTGGGAAGTAGAAGAACTCTCCTATCTGGATGTGGAGGTATTTGCTGAGAGCGTTGAGCCAGTAGCCCTCAACGCTTATAGTGGTGCGGAGGCCGGAGCCGCCGTATCCCCATATCATCGTGGGGCTGGTGTACGGAAGCAGAAGCCACGCTATGCACATGAGCGCGACCGATGAGAAGCCGACGTATGTGGCTATCATCATTTCGTCGCCTTTAACGCGGTTGAGCAGGAGGCCGTAGAGCCAGCCGAGCACTACCGCTATCGGAATGGCTATCGAGGCGGCGAGAAGGAATCCCGCGCCTCCCCTTACGCCTATCTGGATGGAGGTGACGGCTCCGAGCAGCCCTGCGATGATGCCAAGAGGCAGCCCGAAGTTCAGTCCGCATCCAGACTGCACCATGGGGACCATGGCGAGAACAAGTATGCCGTTCATTCCGACGCGGACGAGCGTGTCGGAGAGGGAGGCGTCTATCCTTACGCCTACGAACGGCGCGGCGACGAACAGCGCCAGCAGGAACAGGCCAATTATTATTCTGGGCCAGCCGGCGTTTTCAATAAATTCCTGTAATTTATTCTTCATTTTGCTCACCTGTCGTCCTAGTTTTCAGCTTGCGGCTGCTGCTCATCCGTTACGTGGCCGAGCATAAGCAGCCCAAATTCCGCAGCGGGCGCCGTAGCCGGCAGTATGCCGGATACTTTGCCTTCGTTGATTATCGCGATCCTGTCGCATATAGAGCGCAGCTCTTCAAGTTCGGAGGAGGTCATTATGATGGTCGTGCCCTCTTCTTCGTTTACTTTGCGCAGCGTGTCGAGAACGAGTTTCTTCGCTCCGACGTCAATTCCGCGCGTAGGTTCCGAGACGAAGAGTATCTCAGGGTTCACGGCGAAGGCTTTAGCGAGGCAGACCTTCTGCTGGTTTCCGCCGGAAAGCTCTATCGCACGCTGCTTGGGGCCTGTACAGCGTATCTGCAGCGATTCGATGTATTCCTGCGTGCATTTGTCGATGGCTGTGTCGTCGCGCCATTTAACAAGGCCGCCTATGAGCTTTTTGATGAATTTTTCCTGCACCTGAAGCGCCGTGAAGGTGATGTTCCAGTCGATTCCTTCTTCAAGAAGAAGGCCTACTCCCCTGCGGTCTTCGGAGACGAAGGCCATGCCCTCTTTGAGGGAGGCGTCGGGGTCGTTGAGCTTTATCTCTTTGCCGCGGAGCGTAACTTTGCCGCCAGCTGCGTACAGCCCCATGATGCCGTTTGAGATGCCGACCTTGCCCTGTCCCGCAAGCCCGCCGAAGCCCAAGATCTCGCCTTTGCGGACATCTATTGAAACGTCGCGGACTGTCTCTCCGGGCATGTCTACCCAAAGATGCTCCGTCTTCATTATGACGTCGCCTATCTGCCTTGCGACCTTAGCTTTTTCTTCTTCTACTTTTTTGTCGCCTTTTCTATCTACCATCCATGAGGCTATCTGGCGCACGTTTGTCTCTTTTGTACGCGCCTCCTGGATGACGCTGCCGTCGCGGACAACTATAAGCTTGTCGCAAAGGTCGATTATTTCCTGAAGTCGGTGGGAGATGAAGATGATCGCTATGCCCTGTTTGGAGAGTGTCTTTAGTGCTGAGATGAGTACCGTTGCCTCTGATTCCGCAAGCACCGCGGTCGGTTCGTCGAGGACGAGGAGGCGAGTTTTGCTTCTGTCTATCTCTCTTGCGATTTCCGTAAACTGCTTGTGCCCTACTGGCATTTCTGAAATTAGCGTATCAGCGTTGAGCTCTACTCCCAAGGTCTTGATGGCCTTCTCCGCTCTTTGCTGCATATCTGGGCGGTCCAGCGTCATGAGCCTGTCGCCGAACGCCTCTGTGAGAATGTTGTATTTTGTCGATTCTCTGTTTAAAAGTATGTTTTCGGTCGCAGAGAATCCCGGTATAAGCGAGAATTCCTGGTGGACCATCCCTATTCCGGCGTCGAGCGCGTCAAGCGGATCTCTGAAATGGACCTCTTCGCCGTCGATTATTATTTTCCCCTCGTAGCCTCCGGTTTCCTGTATTACAGGCATGCCGAAGAGGATGTTCATCAAGGTAGATTTTCCCGCGCCGTTTTCACCGACAAGCCCCATTATCTCCCC is a window from the Cloacibacillus sp. genome containing:
- a CDS encoding ABC transporter permease yields the protein MKNKLQEFIENAGWPRIIIGLFLLALFVAAPFVGVRIDASLSDTLVRVGMNGILVLAMVPMVQSGCGLNFGLPLGIIAGLLGAVTSIQIGVRGGAGFLLAASIAIPIAVVLGWLYGLLLNRVKGDEMMIATYVGFSSVALMCIAWLLLPYTSPTMIWGYGGSGLRTTISVEGYWLNALSKYLHIQIGEFFYFPVGMYVFFALILFLVWAFFRTKIGTAITAVGSNPEFARASGINVDNMRTVSVVISTVLGALGILVYEQSFGFIQLYMGPFYMAFPAVAAILLGGASVNKASMVNVVVGTFLFQGILTMTPSVINSVMQTDMSEVIRIIVSNGMILYALTRKVTVKR
- a CDS encoding ABC transporter permease yields the protein MAHKHDIKSIFADYAVPIVFIVISAIAIPLSGFSATYLVQEMLTRLARNSFLVLSLLIPILAGMGLNFGMVLGAMAGQIGLIFVTDWAVAGWPGMMLAAIVGMPIAIVLGYICGAVLNRAKGREMVTSYILGFFINGVYQLIVLYCMGNIIPISNPQLVLSRGYGIRNAINLTGVRHVLDNLIPLKIATIDIPVATFILIGIFCLFIIWFRRTKLGQDMRALGQDMAVADSAGIPVERTRIIAIVISTVLACFGQIIFLQNIGTMNTYNSHDQAGMFAIAAILIGGASVSRATITNVFVGVVLFHLMFVVSPMAGKELIGQAQLGEYFRVFVSYGIIALALVLHAWKRQRDKIEARRSLRGE
- a CDS encoding sugar ABC transporter ATP-binding protein codes for the protein MSMEVPLLKMENIGKEYFGNRVLQDVSFSLQPGEIMGLVGENGAGKSTLMNILFGMPVIQETGGYEGKIIIDGEEVHFRDPLDALDAGIGMVHQEFSLIPGFSATENILLNRESTKYNILTEAFGDRLMTLDRPDMQQRAEKAIKTLGVELNADTLISEMPVGHKQFTEIAREIDRSKTRLLVLDEPTAVLAESEATVLISALKTLSKQGIAIIFISHRLQEIIDLCDKLIVVRDGSVIQEARTKETNVRQIASWMVDRKGDKKVEEEKAKVARQIGDVIMKTEHLWVDMPGETVRDVSIDVRKGEILGFGGLAGQGKVGISNGIMGLYAAGGKVTLRGKEIKLNDPDASLKEGMAFVSEDRRGVGLLLEEGIDWNITFTALQVQEKFIKKLIGGLVKWRDDTAIDKCTQEYIESLQIRCTGPKQRAIELSGGNQQKVCLAKAFAVNPEILFVSEPTRGIDVGAKKLVLDTLRKVNEEEGTTIIMTSSELEELRSICDRIAIINEGKVSGILPATAPAAEFGLLMLGHVTDEQQPQAEN